In a genomic window of uncultured Sphaerochaeta sp.:
- a CDS encoding ABC transporter substrate-binding protein, producing MRKRLLVSLLLSLLLLLFGSCKKTETAETLPILKVGMMSAVDAAPFYLALEKGYFTEQGVDAQLILFTNGQNRQTALQTGQVDGAMTDLVALITQSASDFKLVGTLSTDGDFPLLAKSEILTSPTLSVGTMEISVTNYLVEQYLGADHSLEKVYINEIPARLEAVASGQLDAGIFPEPFASVGAMRGLKKVFFPGIPQESLNIIAFTETAVQEKQEALTAFHRAYAQAVKDIEQDPSLARSMIMQHIPNIPAEAESLIQLPTYHAPRLPSDEFVRQIMDWTASVTKQTYAFGTESFFGRSFTEGL from the coding sequence ATGCGCAAAAGATTGCTTGTTTCCCTGCTCCTTTCACTCCTGCTTCTTCTTTTCGGCAGCTGCAAGAAAACCGAGACTGCAGAAACCCTTCCCATCCTGAAAGTCGGAATGATGAGTGCTGTCGATGCAGCACCCTTCTATCTTGCCCTTGAAAAGGGATATTTCACCGAGCAGGGAGTCGACGCCCAGTTGATTCTCTTCACCAACGGACAGAACCGCCAGACAGCCCTGCAGACAGGACAGGTGGATGGGGCGATGACCGACCTGGTCGCCCTCATCACCCAAAGCGCCAGTGACTTCAAGTTGGTCGGCACGCTTTCCACCGATGGGGACTTCCCCCTCCTTGCCAAGAGCGAGATACTCACCAGCCCAACGCTATCGGTGGGTACGATGGAGATCAGCGTCACCAACTACCTCGTGGAGCAGTATCTGGGTGCAGACCACAGCCTGGAAAAGGTATACATCAACGAAATTCCTGCACGGCTTGAGGCAGTGGCTTCCGGCCAGCTCGATGCAGGCATCTTCCCCGAGCCGTTCGCCTCGGTGGGGGCAATGAGAGGACTGAAGAAGGTCTTTTTCCCCGGGATTCCGCAAGAGAGCCTGAACATCATCGCCTTCACCGAAACAGCAGTGCAGGAGAAGCAGGAGGCCCTCACCGCCTTCCATCGTGCCTACGCACAGGCGGTGAAGGACATTGAACAGGATCCCAGTCTTGCCCGCTCCATGATCATGCAGCACATTCCCAACATCCCAGCTGAGGCTGAAAGCCTCATCCAGCTGCCCACCTATCATGCACCCCGGCTACCCAGCGACGAGTTTGTCAGGCAGATCATGGATTGGACCGCTTCGGTCACCAAGCAGACCTATGCCTTCGGCACAGAGAGCTTTTTTGGCCGGAGTTTCACCGAAGGCCTCTGA
- a CDS encoding VWA domain-containing protein, with amino-acid sequence MNEISTQLMFILDKSGSMCGLEHDTIGGFNALLAKQKALDSACLLTTVLFSDSCEVLHQRVDIHQVEDLTEETYQVGGSTALLDAIGRTLASNVQQERTEKVLVVIITDGQENSSTEYSLAQVRRMIEKRQAEGGWEFLFLGAGLDVIAQASAIGIRSEQTRSYTADSEGVEQNFSMLSEAVSSMRAERSQNSPRTLH; translated from the coding sequence ATGAACGAAATCTCAACGCAGCTGATGTTCATACTTGACAAGAGCGGGTCGATGTGCGGACTGGAACACGATACCATCGGAGGGTTCAATGCCCTGCTTGCCAAGCAGAAGGCCTTGGACTCTGCTTGCCTTCTCACCACGGTGCTGTTCAGCGATAGCTGCGAAGTGCTCCACCAGCGGGTGGATATCCACCAGGTGGAGGACCTGACCGAAGAAACCTATCAGGTGGGAGGCTCCACCGCCCTCCTCGATGCCATCGGAAGGACGCTGGCAAGCAACGTCCAACAAGAAAGAACGGAGAAAGTCCTGGTGGTCATCATCACCGATGGCCAAGAGAACTCCAGCACCGAGTACAGCCTCGCACAGGTCAGGCGTATGATCGAAAAGCGGCAAGCCGAAGGCGGATGGGAGTTTCTCTTTCTCGGAGCCGGACTCGATGTCATCGCCCAAGCTTCCGCTATCGGCATCAGATCAGAGCAAACGAGGAGCTACACAGCGGACAGTGAAGGAGTTGAACAGAATTTCAGCATGCTCAGTGAGGCTGTCTCTTCCATGCGTGCGGAACGTTCGCAAAACTCCCCTCGCACATTGCATTGA
- a CDS encoding macro domain-containing protein — protein MPFLLVEGDITKLEVEVIVNAANTSLLMGGGVCGAIFKAAGAALMQEACAALAPIAPSEAVMTAGFALPCKAVIHTAGPLYRDGKHQERENLTQCYQNSLHLALQAGYESIAFPLISSGIYGYPREEALEVARLAIADFLKQEELLVYLVLYNRASLVAKQEHLASLKQYLEHEMPVEVLCAIRCEEAYPELEALLHHQRQSFDELLLALIKEQGKTEVEVYKRANLDRRLFSKIRSGNGYLPSKRTILALACGLELDLEATDMLLACAGYALSPAATFDRIITFFLSKEVYDVFEINEVLFTYNQPLLGS, from the coding sequence ATGCCATTTCTTTTGGTCGAAGGGGACATCACCAAACTTGAGGTTGAGGTTATCGTCAATGCTGCGAATACCTCCCTTCTCATGGGAGGGGGAGTTTGTGGGGCCATCTTCAAGGCAGCAGGAGCAGCCTTGATGCAAGAAGCCTGCGCGGCCTTGGCCCCAATCGCCCCATCTGAAGCGGTCATGACAGCGGGCTTTGCCCTGCCCTGCAAGGCAGTGATCCACACTGCAGGTCCCCTCTATCGGGACGGCAAGCATCAGGAGCGGGAGAACCTCACACAGTGTTACCAAAACAGTCTGCATCTTGCCCTGCAAGCGGGGTATGAAAGCATTGCATTTCCCCTCATCTCAAGCGGGATCTATGGCTATCCCAGGGAAGAAGCGCTTGAAGTGGCCCGATTGGCCATCGCCGATTTTCTCAAGCAGGAGGAGTTGCTGGTCTATCTGGTCTTGTACAATCGCGCCTCCCTGGTTGCCAAGCAAGAGCATCTTGCTTCGCTGAAACAGTATCTGGAGCATGAGATGCCAGTGGAAGTGCTGTGTGCAATCCGGTGCGAGGAGGCATACCCGGAACTGGAAGCGCTGTTGCACCATCAGAGGCAAAGCTTCGATGAACTGCTGCTTGCACTCATCAAGGAGCAGGGAAAAACGGAAGTTGAGGTGTATAAGCGGGCCAACCTCGACAGGAGGCTTTTCTCAAAGATCAGAAGCGGAAACGGGTATCTTCCCAGCAAGCGAACCATTCTGGCACTTGCATGCGGGCTTGAGCTTGATCTCGAAGCCACAGACATGTTGCTCGCCTGTGCCGGCTACGCCCTCAGTCCTGCCGCCACTTTCGACCGCATCATCACCTTCTTCCTATCCAAGGAAGTGTATGACGTCTTTGAGATCAATGAGGTGCTGTTCACGTACAACCAACCGCTGCTGGGAAGCTGA